Proteins encoded together in one Nostoc sp. PCC 7524 window:
- a CDS encoding class I SAM-dependent methyltransferase: protein MSDTLTKLTYQTFQQGKNTFSLAHKTLGTQLRDLVYPKLQQQIKPIPNEVLLRLREKMSQLLEIDWQDAEKGVYPESLLFDNPWEDFFLYYPLVWLDLPQIWERIKQQKYQDFAPEIETEGYPSYYVQNFHHQSNGYLSDLSANLYDLQVELLFGGTADPMRRRILAPLKQGLKAFDSLTAREIRILDVACGTGRTIRSIRSTLPQASLFGTDLSPAYLRKANQLLSQIPGELPQLVQANAEELPYLDNYFHAVTSVFLFHELPASVRQTVIEECFRVTKPGGVFIICDSIQLSDSPDMAELMDNFPETFHEPYYKHYTTDNLVERLEKAGFENIEIQIHFMSKYFIAYKPSSGISH from the coding sequence ATGTCTGACACTTTGACTAAGCTCACCTATCAAACGTTTCAACAGGGTAAAAATACCTTTAGCTTGGCTCACAAAACATTAGGTACACAGTTAAGAGACTTAGTGTATCCTAAACTCCAGCAACAGATTAAACCCATTCCCAATGAGGTTTTACTCAGACTGCGAGAAAAAATGAGTCAACTGTTGGAAATAGATTGGCAGGATGCAGAAAAAGGAGTCTATCCTGAAAGTCTGCTGTTTGACAATCCTTGGGAAGACTTTTTCCTTTACTATCCACTTGTATGGCTAGACTTACCTCAAATTTGGGAGCGGATTAAGCAACAAAAATATCAAGATTTTGCGCCGGAAATAGAGACAGAAGGTTATCCGAGCTATTATGTCCAGAATTTTCATCACCAAAGCAATGGCTACCTGAGCGACTTGTCAGCTAATTTATATGACTTACAGGTAGAGCTGCTGTTTGGAGGAACGGCCGACCCCATGCGAAGACGAATTTTAGCTCCGCTTAAACAAGGGTTAAAAGCTTTTGATAGTTTGACAGCAAGAGAAATTCGGATTTTAGATGTAGCTTGTGGAACTGGACGGACTATCAGGTCTATTCGCTCAACTTTGCCTCAAGCATCATTATTTGGTACAGACTTATCACCAGCTTATCTGCGGAAAGCAAATCAGTTACTATCGCAAATTCCTGGAGAATTGCCGCAACTTGTACAAGCCAATGCTGAAGAGTTACCTTATTTAGATAATTATTTTCATGCTGTAACTTCTGTGTTCCTTTTCCATGAGTTACCAGCATCAGTGCGTCAAACTGTCATTGAAGAATGTTTCCGGGTGACAAAACCAGGAGGAGTTTTTATTATTTGTGACTCAATTCAGTTGAGTGATTCACCTGATATGGCTGAGTTAATGGATAATTTCCCAGAAACTTTTCATGAACCATACTATAAGCATTACACTACTGATAACTTAGTAGAACGCTTAGAAAAAGCAGGTTTTGAGAATATCGAGATCCAAATCCATTTTATGAGTAAGTATTTTATTGCTTACAAACCCAGTTCAGGCATTTCCCATTAA
- the patX gene encoding heterocyst-inhibiting protein PatX has product MMRAAVPFLLSSLVFGSLAVDYQQIVNQNSIFPSTTSQDMVSLRPKPKRNEPEGATPVRGSGRRSLIESQANTLPNV; this is encoded by the coding sequence ATGATGCGTGCTGCTGTTCCTTTTTTACTTTCCAGTCTGGTATTTGGTTCTCTAGCTGTTGATTATCAACAAATAGTTAATCAAAATTCCATCTTTCCCTCGACTACTTCGCAAGATATGGTTTCACTCAGACCTAAGCCTAAGCGTAATGAGCCAGAAGGTGCTACACCTGTGCGTGGTAGTGGACGGAGAAGTTTAATTGAATCCCAAGCTAATACCCTTCCTAATGTTTAG
- a CDS encoding FAD-dependent oxidoreductase, protein MTHQTYTADVLVVGGGTGGTAAAIQAARRGANTILVSEFPWLGGMLTSAGVSAPDGNELIAFQTGLWGAFLQELQQRQPEGLDNSWVSFFSYDPRVGAEIFADWVKQLANLHWISGQVPLEVLRQDSCITGVRFANFIIQAKVILDGTELGDLLALAEIPYRWGWELQSEWGEPSAPIELSAITSKYPVQAPTWVVLMQDFGADIAPEIPPAPNYDPALFVGAWENYGAEKFLNYGRLPGNLFMINWPICGNDYAEGVRRLIESEASKKAFLQECRWHSQNFAHFIQNRLGRRYGVADQVFPHDHPGYALHPYYRESRRLVGLTTIREQDILPVPEGRVAALFPDAIAIGNYANDHHYPGFDLQLQPKSIRWGGRWTGTPFTIPYGSLVPATTDGLLVCEKNISVSHIANGATRLQPVVLGIGQAAGMAAAMCIELNCQPRDLPVDALQTALLQDQQAPAAIIPLFNLSPHHPEWLQWQLYYLQEPQVYPQSGNCLASSVDKYDYSDSYQALTRETDCFTGILDIANPQEYRFTVTAPSANLGQTWQLVTLRSHIDAQLQALPHKQKLTVWGRLNHSGHWLLVENLSL, encoded by the coding sequence ATGACTCATCAAACATACACAGCCGATGTCTTAGTTGTTGGGGGTGGAACTGGAGGTACAGCTGCGGCTATCCAAGCAGCACGACGTGGTGCTAACACCATCCTCGTGAGTGAATTTCCTTGGTTGGGGGGAATGTTAACCTCCGCCGGAGTATCTGCCCCTGATGGCAATGAATTAATAGCGTTTCAGACAGGGTTATGGGGTGCATTTTTACAAGAATTACAACAACGACAGCCTGAAGGATTAGATAACAGCTGGGTGAGCTTCTTTAGTTATGATCCCCGTGTGGGGGCAGAAATTTTTGCTGATTGGGTAAAACAGTTAGCAAATCTGCATTGGATTTCTGGACAAGTCCCCCTAGAAGTGTTGCGACAAGATAGTTGTATTACTGGTGTACGATTCGCCAACTTTATCATTCAAGCCAAAGTTATTCTCGACGGTACAGAGTTAGGGGATTTATTAGCCTTAGCAGAGATACCTTACCGTTGGGGTTGGGAGTTGCAATCGGAATGGGGAGAACCCAGCGCACCTATTGAATTGAGTGCCATCACTAGCAAATATCCGGTACAAGCCCCCACTTGGGTAGTATTAATGCAAGATTTTGGTGCAGATATCGCCCCAGAAATTCCCCCAGCCCCTAATTATGATCCGGCGCTGTTTGTTGGTGCTTGGGAAAACTATGGTGCAGAGAAATTCTTGAATTATGGACGCTTGCCAGGAAATCTGTTTATGATTAACTGGCCTATCTGTGGGAACGATTACGCTGAAGGAGTAAGACGTTTAATAGAGTCAGAAGCATCAAAGAAAGCATTTTTGCAAGAATGTCGCTGGCATAGCCAAAATTTTGCTCATTTTATCCAGAATCGGCTGGGTAGGCGCTATGGTGTAGCAGATCAAGTTTTTCCTCATGATCATCCAGGTTATGCACTACATCCCTATTACAGAGAAAGTCGGCGTTTGGTGGGACTGACCACAATCAGAGAACAGGATATCTTGCCAGTTCCAGAGGGTAGGGTAGCAGCTCTATTTCCAGATGCTATTGCTATTGGTAATTACGCCAATGACCATCATTATCCCGGCTTCGACTTGCAATTACAACCTAAATCCATCCGTTGGGGGGGACGGTGGACTGGAACACCTTTTACCATTCCCTACGGTTCTCTAGTTCCTGCAACAACAGATGGGCTATTGGTCTGTGAAAAAAATATTTCTGTCTCTCATATTGCCAATGGCGCGACTAGATTGCAACCTGTAGTTTTGGGTATCGGTCAAGCGGCTGGGATGGCTGCGGCTATGTGTATAGAGTTAAACTGTCAGCCGCGAGATTTACCTGTAGATGCTTTGCAGACAGCTCTATTGCAAGACCAACAAGCTCCTGCGGCTATCATACCTTTATTTAATTTATCTCCCCATCATCCAGAATGGTTGCAATGGCAACTGTATTATTTACAGGAACCCCAAGTCTATCCACAAAGTGGCAATTGCCTCGCTTCATCTGTGGATAAGTATGACTACTCAGATTCCTACCAAGCATTAACACGGGAAACAGATTGCTTTACAGGCATTCTTGATATTGCAAATCCGCAAGAATACAGATTCACCGTCACTGCTCCATCTGCTAATCTAGGGCAGACTTGGCAGCTTGTAACCTTGCGATCGCATATAGACGCGCAGCTACAAGCCTTGCCCCATAAGCAAAAGCTAACTGTTTGGGGTCGCCTAAATCATTCTGGTCATTGGTTATTAGTCGAAAACTTGTCTTTATAG
- a CDS encoding protein kinase domain-containing protein, with protein MLGQLLDGRYKITKVLGAGGFGQTYIAEDTKLYNSLCVVKQLKPMATDPMTLQVARRLFQSEAQLLHQLGTHDQIPQLMAHFEENEEFFLVQQFIDGHPLSDELTPGKKLSEAYTISLLQNILQPLAFVHQNQVIHRDIKPPNLIRRNSDGKVVLIDFGAVKQISTQVVTGEGVTKMTVGIGTAGYMPSEQSRGSPRLSSDVYAVGMIGIQALTGLMPHQLEEDIQTAEIVWRHLAQVSPALADLLDRMVRYDFRQRYQSAVEALASVQQLGNAAYAPTQTSAHPEYTPTLPFDPAQQQPINSEPPLYSPPPTVPAQYRQEIPQQSASAAPVVSAERPKVGIGFYLQWVLVNVFGLIGGFIVAAIAYAALESFGAMISYQAVALAMGLTVGFMQLLVLRKHIPISEKWWLLGTTIGTCISVIVCGPYPEYSLLWVGPIVGIIQWWLMRRFVEQAGWWILVNSLFGWFGGILSGAVLVLLLKNPKNL; from the coding sequence ATGTTGGGTCAGTTACTAGACGGACGTTATAAAATCACCAAAGTCTTGGGTGCTGGTGGTTTTGGTCAAACCTACATTGCCGAAGACACTAAACTTTACAACAGTCTTTGTGTAGTCAAACAACTTAAACCGATGGCAACTGATCCCATGACATTACAGGTTGCTAGGCGGTTGTTTCAATCAGAAGCACAGTTATTACATCAGTTGGGAACTCACGACCAAATTCCCCAACTCATGGCGCACTTTGAAGAAAACGAAGAATTCTTTCTCGTGCAACAATTTATTGATGGTCATCCCCTGAGTGATGAACTCACCCCTGGAAAAAAGCTGAGTGAAGCTTATACCATTTCTCTATTGCAAAATATTTTGCAACCATTAGCCTTTGTCCATCAAAATCAAGTCATTCACCGAGATATCAAACCGCCAAACCTGATTCGCCGCAATAGCGACGGCAAAGTTGTACTAATCGACTTCGGTGCAGTGAAACAAATTAGTACACAGGTGGTAACTGGTGAAGGTGTGACTAAAATGACTGTGGGAATTGGGACGGCTGGCTATATGCCCAGTGAACAGAGTCGAGGTAGTCCCAGGTTAAGCAGCGATGTCTACGCGGTGGGGATGATTGGGATTCAAGCTTTAACAGGGTTAATGCCCCATCAATTAGAAGAAGATATCCAAACGGCGGAGATCGTTTGGCGACACTTAGCACAGGTAAGCCCAGCTCTAGCAGATCTTTTAGACAGGATGGTACGCTACGACTTTCGCCAACGCTACCAGTCGGCGGTGGAGGCTTTAGCATCTGTACAGCAGTTGGGGAATGCAGCTTATGCACCAACACAAACATCAGCCCATCCAGAATATACACCGACCCTACCTTTTGATCCCGCACAACAGCAACCAATTAATTCTGAGCCTCCCCTGTATTCACCTCCTCCCACAGTTCCAGCCCAGTACCGTCAAGAAATCCCCCAACAGTCTGCATCAGCTGCACCTGTTGTCTCTGCCGAACGTCCAAAAGTAGGGATAGGGTTTTATTTGCAATGGGTGTTAGTGAATGTTTTTGGTTTAATTGGGGGATTTATTGTAGCTGCGATCGCCTATGCTGCTTTAGAGTCCTTTGGGGCAATGATCAGTTATCAAGCTGTAGCTCTTGCAATGGGTTTAACCGTTGGTTTCATGCAATTACTGGTGCTACGAAAACACATCCCCATTTCAGAAAAGTGGTGGTTATTAGGAACTACTATAGGTACTTGTATCTCAGTAATTGTCTGCGGCCCTTACCCCGAATATTCCCTGCTGTGGGTAGGCCCCATAGTAGGGATCATCCAATGGTGGTTAATGCGGCGATTTGTGGAACAAGCAGGCTGGTGGATTTTAGTTAATTCCCTATTTGGTTGGTTTGGCGGCATTTTATCGGGAGCAGTATTAGTTTTACTCTTAAAAAACCCCAAAAATCTCTAA
- a CDS encoding zinc-dependent dehydrogenase — MKAQVFRGVNQLSYEEIPVPTLEADEVLVQVQVVGLCQSDIKKIRYPLYEPPRIFGHETAGTIAAVGSQVVGWQIGQRVAVMHHIPCMRCAYCMNDNFSMCDVYKNISTTAGFNPSGGGFAEYVKVPGHIVQNGGLIPIPDNISFEEASFVEPTNCCLKAVKKAQVAPGQTVLVTGAGPIGLMFIMLVKYFGAKAIATDLLPSRIEKAINVGAEAAFDARDPDLAAKIHALTGGLGADVTLLAVPSDKAFFQALDCTRKGGKILFFAEFPDEVEIPINPNILYRREIDLMGSYSSSYRLQNLAADIVFNRRIDVPALISDRYPLKDLSAAVDQAIAPTPETYKILIYP, encoded by the coding sequence GTGAAAGCACAGGTATTTAGAGGTGTAAATCAACTCTCTTACGAAGAGATCCCCGTACCGACTCTGGAAGCAGATGAAGTGTTGGTGCAGGTGCAAGTAGTTGGCTTATGTCAGTCAGATATTAAAAAAATTCGTTATCCTCTCTATGAACCACCGCGCATATTTGGCCATGAAACAGCCGGAACGATCGCCGCAGTGGGTTCGCAAGTAGTAGGTTGGCAGATAGGGCAACGGGTGGCTGTCATGCACCACATCCCCTGTATGCGATGTGCCTACTGCATGAATGATAATTTCTCAATGTGCGATGTCTATAAAAACATCTCCACCACCGCAGGTTTTAACCCCAGTGGCGGCGGCTTTGCTGAGTATGTGAAAGTCCCTGGTCATATTGTGCAGAATGGTGGGTTAATACCGATCCCCGACAATATCAGTTTTGAAGAGGCCAGTTTTGTCGAACCTACCAATTGTTGTTTAAAAGCTGTTAAAAAAGCGCAAGTTGCCCCTGGACAAACAGTTTTGGTAACTGGTGCGGGGCCAATTGGGTTAATGTTTATCATGTTGGTGAAATATTTCGGGGCGAAAGCGATCGCTACTGATTTATTACCCTCTAGAATCGAAAAAGCCATAAATGTCGGTGCAGAAGCCGCTTTTGATGCGCGTGATCCCGATTTAGCAGCGAAAATTCATGCCTTGACTGGTGGACTAGGTGCGGATGTCACACTATTAGCTGTACCTAGTGATAAAGCCTTCTTTCAAGCTCTCGATTGTACCCGTAAAGGTGGTAAAATCCTATTTTTCGCCGAATTTCCCGACGAAGTAGAAATTCCCATTAATCCCAATATCCTCTACCGTCGAGAAATAGACTTAATGGGTAGCTACAGTTCTTCCTATCGCCTGCAAAATCTCGCGGCTGACATTGTATTTAATCGTCGTATCGATGTGCCAGCCCTCATCAGCGATCGCTACCCCCTCAAAGATTTATCAGCAGCCGTAGACCAAGCGATCGCACCTACACCAGAGACTTATAAAATCCTCATTTATCCATAA
- a CDS encoding inorganic phosphate transporter — translation MQIPITLLIVVLLAFYVAWNLGANDVANAMGTSVGSKAITLKQALIIAGVLEFTGAVLFGHQVTATLATKVANPELFAATPQVLVIGMVTVLISCGVWLQIATTRGLPVSSSHAVVGAIAGFSWVALGVGAIDWSTIGSITIGWVLTPVISGAIAALFYSQIKHWILDQPHQLQQLQEWIPWLSAVLIGAFGVIVIPPFTQPIHNFLIAEFGIYIPPHDIPLVIGAVAAVALTIFSWRQLEEAEEQGSRGAGENTKIYLAQSPVPNPQSPIPNPQSPIPSPQSPIPSPQSPVPNPLESLFARFQVLSACFVAFAHGSNDVGNAIAPVAAIVYINHTGQVPTNNITIPLWILIIGGAGIVAGLAVWGKKVIATIGENIIALQPSSGFCAELATATTILIASRLGLPVSTSHALVGGVVGIGLVQDINSVKFQTLKGIAAAWIVTVPVSAVLSAVIFRIAQMFFF, via the coding sequence ATGCAAATACCGATTACATTACTTATAGTTGTCCTACTAGCCTTCTATGTAGCTTGGAATCTCGGAGCTAACGACGTTGCTAACGCAATGGGAACTTCTGTTGGTTCTAAAGCTATTACTCTGAAGCAGGCACTAATTATTGCTGGGGTATTAGAGTTTACTGGTGCAGTTTTATTTGGCCATCAAGTAACAGCCACCCTAGCGACAAAAGTAGCCAACCCGGAATTGTTTGCGGCTACACCCCAAGTTTTAGTCATTGGCATGGTGACAGTCTTAATTTCTTGTGGTGTCTGGCTACAAATTGCCACAACGCGGGGTTTGCCTGTATCCTCATCCCATGCAGTCGTCGGTGCGATCGCAGGTTTTAGTTGGGTAGCTTTAGGAGTAGGTGCAATTGATTGGTCAACCATTGGCTCAATCACAATCGGTTGGGTTTTAACACCAGTTATCAGTGGAGCGATCGCCGCTTTATTCTATAGTCAAATCAAGCACTGGATTTTGGATCAACCTCATCAACTTCAACAACTACAAGAGTGGATTCCCTGGTTAAGTGCAGTCCTCATCGGAGCATTTGGCGTAATTGTCATACCTCCCTTCACTCAACCCATCCACAATTTTTTAATTGCCGAATTCGGTATTTACATCCCCCCCCATGACATCCCCTTGGTAATAGGTGCAGTAGCCGCAGTTGCCCTAACTATTTTTAGTTGGCGACAGTTAGAGGAGGCAGAGGAGCAGGGGAGCAGGGGAGCAGGGGAGAATACTAAAATTTATCTAGCACAATCCCCAGTCCCCAATCCCCAATCCCCAATCCCCAATCCCCAATCCCCAATCCCCAGTCCCCAGTCCCCAATCCCCAGTCCCCAATCCCCAGTCCCCAATCCCCTAGAAAGCCTCTTCGCCCGCTTTCAAGTTTTGAGTGCTTGCTTTGTCGCGTTTGCACATGGTTCCAATGATGTAGGTAATGCGATCGCACCTGTAGCCGCGATCGTGTATATCAATCACACTGGTCAAGTACCCACAAATAACATCACTATTCCCTTGTGGATTTTAATCATTGGGGGAGCTGGTATTGTTGCTGGTCTAGCTGTCTGGGGTAAAAAAGTTATTGCTACCATTGGCGAAAATATTATTGCCTTACAACCCAGTAGTGGATTTTGTGCTGAACTGGCAACGGCTACTACCATCCTCATCGCCTCCCGGCTGGGTTTACCTGTTTCCACCTCTCACGCCCTCGTTGGTGGTGTAGTGGGTATTGGACTGGTGCAAGACATCAATTCAGTGAAATTCCAAACCCTC